A genomic window from Equus asinus isolate D_3611 breed Donkey chromosome 25, EquAss-T2T_v2, whole genome shotgun sequence includes:
- the LOC139042067 gene encoding placenta-specific protein 9-like isoform X2, which yields MRSLLCALAGLALLRAAGAFVAAEPLIPSHGDLARSPRCDRHLAVHSRLHVIEEMVEKTVEHLEAEVKGLLGQLEELAWNLPPGPFNLTPDLFGEDPSWAREAEEPGS from the exons ATGCGGTCCCTGCTCTGCGCGCTGGCCGGGCTCGCCCTGCTCCGCGCCGCGGGCGCCTTTGTCG CTGCGGAACCCCTCATCCCCTCCCACGGAGACCTAGCTCGGAGCCCCAGGTGTGACAGACACCTGGCTGTCCACAGCCGTTTACACGTCATAGAGGAG ATGGTGGAGAAGACGGTGGAGCACCTGGAGGCAGAAGTGAAAGGCCTGCTGGGTCAGCTGGAGGAGCTGGCCTGGAACCTGCCCCCAGGACCCTTCAACCTGACCCCTGACCTCTTTGGAGAGG ATCCCTCCTGGGCACGGGAGGCGGAGGAGCCCGGCAGCTGA
- the LOC139042067 gene encoding placenta-specific protein 9-like isoform X3 → MRSLLCALAGLALLRAAGAFVAAEPLIPSHGDLARSPRCDRHLAVHSRLHVIEEMVEKTVEHLEAEVKGLLGQLEELAWNLPPGPFNLTPDLFGEGADGAQR, encoded by the exons ATGCGGTCCCTGCTCTGCGCGCTGGCCGGGCTCGCCCTGCTCCGCGCCGCGGGCGCCTTTGTCG CTGCGGAACCCCTCATCCCCTCCCACGGAGACCTAGCTCGGAGCCCCAGGTGTGACAGACACCTGGCTGTCCACAGCCGTTTACACGTCATAGAGGAG ATGGTGGAGAAGACGGTGGAGCACCTGGAGGCAGAAGTGAAAGGCCTGCTGGGTCAGCTGGAGGAGCTGGCCTGGAACCTGCCCCCAGGACCCTTCAACCTGACCCCTGACCTCTTTGGAGAGG GAGCTGATGGGGCACAGAGATAA
- the LOC139042067 gene encoding placenta-specific protein 9-like isoform X1, producing the protein MRSLLCALAGLALLRAAGAFVAAEPLIPSHGDLARSPRCDRHLAVHSRLHVIEEMVEKTVEHLEAEVKGLLGQLEELAWNLPPGPFNLTPDLFGEGEQLRSLLGTGGGGARQLT; encoded by the exons ATGCGGTCCCTGCTCTGCGCGCTGGCCGGGCTCGCCCTGCTCCGCGCCGCGGGCGCCTTTGTCG CTGCGGAACCCCTCATCCCCTCCCACGGAGACCTAGCTCGGAGCCCCAGGTGTGACAGACACCTGGCTGTCCACAGCCGTTTACACGTCATAGAGGAG ATGGTGGAGAAGACGGTGGAGCACCTGGAGGCAGAAGTGAAAGGCCTGCTGGGTCAGCTGGAGGAGCTGGCCTGGAACCTGCCCCCAGGACCCTTCAACCTGACCCCTGACCTCTTTGGAGAGGGTGAGCAGCTCAG ATCCCTCCTGGGCACGGGAGGCGGAGGAGCCCGGCAGCTGACGTGA